One window from the genome of Echinicola vietnamensis DSM 17526 encodes:
- the trpS gene encoding tryptophan--tRNA ligase, translated as MARVLTGIQSSGRPHLGNILGAIIPAIELTKKDDNDSFIFIADFHSLTTIKDGEQRKENIHAVAAAWLAFGLDISKTTFYRQSRIPEIAELTWYLSCFTPFPMLANAHSFKDKSDKLSDINAGLFTYPVLMASDILIFDADIVPVGKDQLQHLEMTRDIANAFNHRMEEEILAIPTSRVNENVMIIPGTDGQKMSKSYNNYIDIFLPPKQLKKNVNSIVTDSTPLEEPKDPDTCNVFKLYSLIATPEQTKALREKYLGGNFGYGHAKKEFLELILEKYGKEREIFDYYMNNLNELDAKLAEGEAKAREIAQNTLDRVRTKLGYR; from the coding sequence ATGGCAAGAGTATTAACTGGAATTCAAAGCTCTGGAAGGCCTCATTTAGGAAACATCCTAGGTGCGATCATTCCAGCAATTGAACTGACGAAAAAAGACGATAACGATTCATTTATTTTTATTGCGGATTTTCACTCGCTCACTACCATTAAGGATGGCGAACAGCGAAAAGAAAATATCCATGCAGTAGCAGCTGCTTGGCTGGCTTTTGGTCTGGATATCAGTAAAACCACCTTTTATCGCCAATCCAGAATTCCTGAAATTGCCGAACTGACTTGGTACCTCAGCTGCTTCACTCCTTTCCCTATGCTGGCCAATGCCCATAGCTTTAAAGATAAATCCGATAAGCTATCCGATATCAATGCCGGGTTGTTCACTTACCCTGTACTCATGGCATCGGACATCTTGATCTTTGATGCAGATATTGTCCCCGTAGGCAAAGACCAGCTGCAGCACCTGGAAATGACACGGGACATCGCCAATGCATTTAATCATAGGATGGAAGAAGAAATCCTGGCGATTCCAACTTCTAGGGTAAATGAAAATGTCATGATCATACCAGGGACCGATGGCCAAAAAATGAGCAAATCCTATAATAACTATATCGACATCTTTCTACCTCCCAAGCAGCTCAAAAAGAATGTCAATAGTATCGTAACCGACAGTACTCCACTAGAAGAGCCAAAAGACCCTGACACCTGTAATGTATTTAAGCTTTATAGCCTGATTGCCACACCAGAGCAGACAAAGGCCCTTCGTGAAAAATACCTTGGCGGAAACTTTGGTTATGGCCATGCTAAGAAAGAATTTCTTGAGTTGATCTTAGAGAAGTATGGTAAGGAACGAGAGATTTTTGACTACTACATGAATAACCTGAATGAGCTGGATGCCAAACTGGCTGAAGGTGAAGCAAAAGCTAGGGAAATAGCCCAAAATACACTAGATCGCGTAAGGACAAAATTAGGATATAGATAG
- a CDS encoding DUF1573 domain-containing protein — translation MKNIQFISLSVLINFAFLLSVHAQAVVESPLIWERQKASLGSVMEEYGKVTTEFFVANDGDAPVIIEEVETDCGCTTVDFVSDTLLHNQIGAIKVDYQPTGFGGDFEKKVVVKTNINPAGDTLYLEGFNIPYPENVASYYDYKVGSLGFRFSSINMGDVFTNEPKIKYVDFYNFKDLPITLDHDHSGLPAHVKINMIPAIVPAKSRGLLAIQYDGAEKNDLGFFDEQVAFKIESRGDQGVELRLLTTVQEYFAPVPKSEVNQVPRLGVSEVEVDLGRISSKETVHHEITLSNMSPKEVNIRKVVTNCDCMQFQLPSYDLSPGDKVTLTLTFDPSGRLGIDHKMVSIFSNDPLNPTRTIVFKSRID, via the coding sequence ATGAAAAATATCCAGTTCATATCCTTAAGTGTACTAATTAATTTTGCTTTTTTATTATCTGTTCATGCTCAGGCTGTTGTGGAATCTCCGCTCATTTGGGAAAGGCAGAAGGCATCACTTGGTTCGGTGATGGAAGAATATGGAAAAGTTACCACAGAATTTTTTGTGGCCAATGATGGTGATGCGCCTGTGATCATTGAAGAAGTAGAAACCGATTGTGGCTGTACTACGGTTGATTTTGTATCGGATACCTTGCTTCATAACCAAATTGGCGCCATCAAGGTGGACTATCAGCCTACTGGTTTTGGTGGTGATTTTGAGAAAAAAGTTGTCGTAAAAACCAATATCAACCCCGCTGGCGATACGCTTTACCTAGAAGGGTTTAACATTCCCTATCCAGAAAATGTGGCTTCCTATTATGACTATAAAGTAGGAAGTTTGGGATTTAGGTTTAGTTCTATCAATATGGGAGATGTATTTACGAATGAACCCAAAATCAAATATGTCGATTTTTATAATTTCAAGGACCTTCCCATAACCTTGGATCATGACCATAGTGGTTTGCCTGCTCATGTAAAAATTAACATGATTCCTGCTATTGTCCCAGCTAAATCCCGTGGTTTACTGGCCATCCAATATGATGGTGCAGAGAAAAATGACTTAGGTTTCTTTGATGAACAGGTGGCTTTTAAAATTGAATCTAGAGGTGATCAAGGCGTTGAATTGAGGTTATTGACCACCGTTCAGGAGTATTTTGCCCCTGTTCCAAAAAGTGAGGTCAACCAAGTTCCCCGGTTGGGGGTATCAGAAGTGGAGGTGGATTTGGGTCGGATTTCCAGTAAAGAGACCGTCCATCATGAGATTACGCTTAGCAACATGAGCCCTAAGGAAGTTAATATTCGGAAGGTGGTGACCAATTGTGATTGTATGCAATTCCAATTGCCATCCTATGATTTGTCCCCAGGAGACAAGGTAACGCTAACACTGACTTTTGATCCTTCAGGTCGCTTGGGAATTGATCATAAAATGGTGTCAATATTCAGTAATGATCCTCTAAATCCTACCCGAACCATTGTGTTTAAAAGTAGGATTGACTAA
- a CDS encoding acyl-CoA dehydrogenase family protein, with translation MSSIQDHSASAKQDLFEGVDFYGLDDLFTAEHLLIRQSLRDFVKKEVSPYIEEWAQDAHFPSEIVPKFGEIGAFGPQIPAKYGGGGLDYISYGLIMQEIERGDSGMRSTVSVQGSLVMYPIHAFGSEEQREKFLPKLASGEWLGCFGLTEPDHGSNPGGLTTSFKDNGDHYLLNGAKMWISNAPEADIAVVWAKDENGRIHGLIVERGMEGFTTPTTHHKWSLRASCTGELVFDNVKVPKENLLPGKSGLSAPLMCLDAARYGIAWGAIGAAMDCYESAKRYAMERIQFDKPIAAFQLVQKKLAEMLTEITKAQLLAWRLGTLKDQGKATSAQISMAKRNNVAMALEIAREARQIHGGMGITGDYPIMRHMMNLESVITYEGTHDIHLLILGQEITGIPAFK, from the coding sequence ATGTCGTCAATTCAGGATCACAGCGCATCTGCCAAACAAGACCTCTTTGAGGGAGTTGATTTTTATGGCCTCGATGACCTGTTTACAGCAGAACATTTACTGATTCGACAATCTCTCCGGGATTTTGTCAAAAAGGAAGTATCTCCTTACATCGAAGAATGGGCACAAGATGCCCATTTCCCTTCAGAAATTGTCCCCAAGTTTGGAGAGATTGGGGCTTTTGGGCCACAAATTCCCGCTAAATATGGAGGGGGTGGACTAGATTATATTTCATATGGGTTGATCATGCAGGAAATTGAACGGGGAGACTCCGGGATGCGCTCCACGGTTTCTGTCCAAGGATCCTTGGTCATGTATCCGATCCACGCATTCGGATCGGAAGAGCAGCGGGAAAAGTTTTTACCAAAACTGGCCTCAGGAGAATGGCTCGGGTGTTTTGGCCTTACCGAACCAGATCATGGCTCCAACCCTGGCGGCTTAACAACATCCTTCAAAGACAATGGCGACCACTACTTACTAAATGGTGCCAAAATGTGGATTTCTAATGCTCCTGAAGCCGATATAGCCGTAGTATGGGCCAAAGATGAAAACGGACGAATCCATGGACTTATCGTAGAAAGAGGCATGGAAGGCTTTACCACTCCAACAACCCACCATAAATGGTCCCTTCGTGCCAGCTGTACCGGTGAACTTGTCTTTGACAATGTGAAAGTCCCAAAAGAAAACCTCTTGCCGGGGAAGTCTGGACTCAGCGCTCCACTGATGTGTCTTGATGCCGCGCGGTATGGCATTGCCTGGGGAGCCATTGGAGCAGCAATGGACTGCTACGAATCTGCAAAACGATATGCCATGGAACGTATCCAATTTGACAAACCTATTGCCGCATTTCAATTAGTCCAGAAAAAATTAGCGGAAATGCTTACCGAAATCACCAAGGCCCAGTTACTGGCATGGCGCTTAGGAACATTAAAAGACCAAGGCAAAGCCACGTCAGCTCAAATTTCCATGGCCAAACGCAATAATGTCGCCATGGCACTGGAGATCGCGCGAGAAGCTAGGCAGATTCACGGCGGAATGGGAATTACCGGTGACTATCCCATCATGCGCCATATGATGAACTTAGAATCGGTCATCACCTATGAAGGAACCCATGATATTCATTTGCTGATTTTAGGCCAAGAGATTACCGGTATTCCTGCCTTCAAGTAA
- a CDS encoding tryptophan 2,3-dioxygenase family protein: protein MSKEQPSKEIIEKIQLLHEKYKASGQDMLSYLEGLLYADYLTYWDYINLDTLLTLQQPKTSFKDEKIFIIYHQITELYFNLIIWELEQICEKDRVDGGFLKLRLERIIMYFDQLISSFSVMWKGMEKEQFLKFRMSLLPSSGFQSAQYRIIEIMSTEIQCLVNLQEREDYRDINLTNVDSLFDILYWQFGAKELATGEKTLTLKTFEEKYGKQLKELILKCRKKNLWKIYQHCPDIDEELTEMMRTLDLKANVYWPLAHYKSAVRYLHKAPADIAATGGTNWQKYLPPRFQKVVFYPELWTEQEMKEWGKGWVVKEIFGQENVE, encoded by the coding sequence ATGAGCAAGGAGCAACCATCTAAGGAGATCATCGAAAAAATCCAGTTGTTACATGAAAAGTATAAGGCCTCCGGCCAGGACATGCTGTCCTATTTGGAGGGGCTGTTGTATGCCGATTACCTAACCTACTGGGATTATATCAACCTCGATACACTGCTGACCTTACAGCAACCCAAAACGTCTTTTAAGGATGAAAAAATCTTTATCATTTATCATCAAATAACCGAACTTTACTTTAACCTGATCATATGGGAGTTGGAGCAAATATGTGAAAAGGATAGGGTAGATGGGGGATTTTTAAAGCTGCGGTTGGAACGAATCATCATGTATTTTGACCAACTGATATCGTCCTTTTCGGTGATGTGGAAAGGGATGGAAAAAGAGCAGTTTTTAAAGTTTAGGATGTCTCTTCTGCCATCGAGTGGGTTTCAGAGTGCCCAGTACCGCATTATTGAAATCATGTCTACCGAAATTCAGTGCTTGGTGAATTTACAGGAAAGAGAGGATTACCGGGATATTAACCTCACCAATGTGGACAGTCTTTTTGACATTCTCTATTGGCAATTTGGGGCCAAAGAGCTGGCTACCGGAGAGAAAACCCTTACCTTGAAGACCTTTGAGGAAAAATATGGAAAGCAATTGAAGGAACTGATCCTGAAGTGCAGGAAGAAGAATTTGTGGAAAATATACCAACACTGTCCTGATATTGACGAAGAATTGACGGAGATGATGAGGACACTGGACCTTAAGGCAAATGTCTATTGGCCATTGGCTCATTATAAATCGGCGGTTAGATATCTCCATAAGGCTCCTGCCGATATTGCGGCAACAGGAGGGACCAATTGGCAAAAATACCTTCCACCGCGTTTTCAAAAAGTAGTCTTTTATCCTGAACTTTGGACGGAGCAGGAAATGAAGGAATGGGGTAAAGGTTGGGTTGTCAAGGAGATCTTTGGGCAGGAGAATGTGGAGTAA
- a CDS encoding NAD(P)/FAD-dependent oxidoreductase, whose protein sequence is MRKEIELKLSPEEAFDQQQFESIVVKSLGLDVKSDNVIIRALKRSIDARGRKVKVNVTVEIFLNETPPPRITASVDYPAISNGKTVIIVGAGPAGLFAALRVIELGGKPIVLERGKDVRTRRRDLAAINKEHLVNPESNYCFGEGGAGTYSDGKLYTRSKKRGDVRRILEIMVAHGAREDILVDAHPHIGTNKLPQLVSKLRESILGAGGEIFFDTKVTDFILKDGEMIGVVTAEGKRIEGIGVILATGHSARDIFHLLHSKGVFLEAKPFALGVRVEHDQGLIDQIQYHCTSERGPYLPASSYALVQQTMFGGKQRGVFSFCMCPGGFIVPAATSPGELVVNGMSPSRRDSKFANSGIVVAVELEDIPAQYHRFGPLSAMMFQADVEKAAWQSAGSTQVAPAQRLVDFVEGRTSQSLLDTSYQPGLAPVNMAKEVLPEFISVRLQQAFKGFGQKMNGYLTNDAQIVGVESRTSSPVRIPRDRERFEHTEVKRFYPCGEGAGYAGGIVSAAMDGERCAEKLMETYGK, encoded by the coding sequence ATGAGAAAAGAAATAGAGCTTAAGTTGAGCCCCGAAGAGGCCTTTGACCAGCAGCAATTTGAAAGTATTGTGGTCAAGTCATTAGGCTTGGACGTGAAGTCAGATAACGTTATCATTCGGGCGTTAAAGCGCTCCATAGATGCGCGGGGGAGGAAAGTGAAAGTCAATGTTACAGTCGAAATATTTTTGAACGAAACCCCTCCGCCCAGGATTACGGCTTCTGTAGATTATCCCGCTATCAGTAATGGAAAAACTGTGATCATCGTGGGGGCTGGGCCAGCAGGACTTTTTGCGGCACTTCGAGTCATAGAACTGGGAGGAAAACCGATCGTGTTGGAGCGGGGAAAGGATGTACGTACGCGTCGTCGGGATTTGGCGGCCATTAATAAGGAACACCTTGTAAATCCCGAATCCAACTACTGTTTCGGCGAGGGAGGGGCAGGTACCTATTCGGATGGAAAACTCTATACCCGATCCAAAAAGCGAGGAGATGTAAGGCGGATTCTTGAGATCATGGTGGCCCATGGGGCGCGTGAAGATATACTGGTGGATGCTCATCCACACATTGGTACCAATAAATTGCCTCAGCTGGTAAGTAAGCTTCGGGAGAGCATTTTGGGGGCAGGTGGAGAAATCTTTTTTGATACCAAAGTTACGGACTTTATTCTGAAAGACGGAGAAATGATTGGAGTAGTGACCGCTGAAGGGAAGCGGATCGAAGGTATCGGGGTAATTTTGGCCACGGGCCATTCTGCTCGGGATATTTTTCATTTGCTTCATTCAAAAGGCGTCTTTTTAGAAGCAAAACCATTTGCCCTAGGGGTAAGGGTGGAGCATGACCAGGGACTGATCGATCAGATTCAGTATCACTGTACCAGCGAAAGGGGGCCCTATTTACCGGCTTCGTCCTATGCATTGGTACAGCAAACCATGTTTGGTGGGAAGCAGCGTGGTGTATTTTCTTTTTGTATGTGTCCGGGAGGGTTTATCGTTCCGGCGGCCACCTCGCCAGGAGAGCTGGTCGTTAATGGCATGAGTCCAAGTAGAAGGGATAGCAAATTTGCCAATTCTGGAATTGTAGTGGCTGTGGAACTGGAAGATATTCCGGCGCAGTATCATCGCTTCGGTCCTTTATCAGCGATGATGTTTCAGGCCGATGTGGAGAAGGCTGCCTGGCAATCAGCAGGGAGTACCCAAGTGGCACCTGCACAGCGTTTAGTGGATTTTGTCGAAGGCAGGACAAGTCAATCTCTGCTCGACACTTCTTATCAGCCGGGACTGGCACCTGTAAACATGGCCAAAGAGGTATTGCCGGAATTTATTTCAGTAAGATTGCAGCAGGCATTTAAGGGGTTTGGCCAGAAAATGAACGGGTATTTGACCAATGATGCCCAAATTGTAGGGGTGGAAAGCAGGACTTCTTCTCCTGTGCGGATCCCTCGGGACCGGGAGCGTTTTGAGCACACAGAGGTGAAGCGGTTTTATCCCTGTGGTGAAGGGGCAGGATATGCAGGTGGCATTGTTTCTGCTGCGATGGATGGTGAGCGTTGTGCGGAAAAATTAATGGAAACCTATGGGAAATAA
- a CDS encoding CoA-binding protein: MGNKTLKKTVIIGATSNPQKYAFLAAEMLQEHGQPFVPLSIHGGEVLGENILDLKEKPAVPDVHTVTLYINSSHQPEWENYLISLQPKRVIFNPGAENQSFKERLEAEGIEAVEACTLVMLRTGQF, encoded by the coding sequence ATGGGAAATAAGACTTTAAAAAAGACAGTGATTATTGGGGCTACAAGCAATCCCCAGAAATATGCTTTTTTGGCAGCAGAAATGCTTCAGGAACATGGGCAGCCCTTTGTCCCCTTGAGTATCCATGGAGGGGAAGTACTGGGGGAAAACATCTTAGACCTGAAAGAGAAGCCAGCAGTGCCTGACGTGCATACGGTGACGCTGTATATCAATTCAAGTCATCAGCCTGAATGGGAAAATTATCTCATCTCATTACAGCCAAAACGTGTCATATTCAACCCTGGTGCTGAAAATCAATCATTTAAAGAGCGACTTGAAGCCGAAGGGATTGAGGCTGTAGAGGCTTGTACTTTGGTGATGCTCAGAACCGGGCAATTTTAG
- the gyrB gene encoding DNA topoisomerase (ATP-hydrolyzing) subunit B, translated as MSKEQASNLGEYSAGNIQILEGLEAVRKRPAMYIGDVGVKGLHHLIWEVVDNSIDEALAGHCDTIHVTVLEDNSVQVEDNGRGIPTDMHEKEKRSALEVVMTVLHAGGKFDKDTYKVSGGLHGVGVSCVNALSTHLKATVYRNGKVFEQEYSRGVPQTGVTEIGETEKRGTIIHFVPDGDIFTVTEYKYETIANRLREMAFLNAGVRIFFKDMRELDEEGNPKSDEFFSEGGLIEFVEYLDETREKIIQEPIYIESEKNAVPVQVAMSYNSSFSENVVSYVNTINTYEGGTHVSGFRRALTRTLKGYADKSGMLDKVKFDVSGDDFREGLTAVISVKVAEPQFEGQTKTKLGNSEVVSAVDSAVSEVLQYWLEEHPKEAKIIVGKVVLAAQARHAARKAREMVQRKNVLGGGGLPGKLADCANTNPEVCELYLVEGDSAGGSAKQGRDRDFQAILPLKGKILNVEKAHEHKIYDNDEIKNILTALGVKFGTAEDEKELDLTNLRYHKIVIMTDADIDGSHIRTLILTLFFRYMRSLIENGYVYIALPPLYLLKKGKDERYCWSEDERIKLTKEMAGDGKTDNVGIQRYKGLGEMNPEQLWTTTMDPESRTLKQVTIESAAEADHLFSMLMGDEVAPRREFIEKNAKYAKIDT; from the coding sequence ATGAGTAAAGAACAAGCGTCGAATTTAGGGGAATATTCCGCGGGGAATATTCAAATCTTAGAAGGATTAGAAGCGGTAAGGAAAAGGCCCGCCATGTACATTGGTGATGTAGGGGTAAAAGGCCTCCATCACCTGATATGGGAAGTGGTCGATAACTCCATTGATGAGGCCCTTGCCGGGCATTGTGATACGATTCACGTCACTGTCCTTGAAGATAATTCAGTTCAAGTGGAAGACAATGGCCGAGGAATACCTACGGACATGCACGAAAAGGAAAAGCGGTCAGCCCTGGAAGTGGTGATGACAGTGTTGCACGCTGGAGGTAAATTTGACAAGGACACCTATAAAGTTTCTGGTGGTCTCCACGGTGTAGGGGTTTCCTGTGTAAATGCACTCTCCACCCACCTTAAAGCAACCGTTTATCGAAACGGAAAGGTTTTTGAGCAGGAATATTCCAGAGGTGTTCCACAAACGGGCGTAACGGAAATTGGCGAGACGGAAAAGCGTGGTACGATCATCCACTTTGTCCCTGATGGGGATATTTTTACGGTGACGGAATATAAGTACGAAACCATTGCCAATCGTTTACGTGAAATGGCCTTCTTGAATGCAGGCGTGAGGATATTCTTTAAGGATATGCGCGAATTGGACGAAGAAGGTAACCCGAAATCAGATGAGTTTTTCTCTGAGGGTGGTTTGATAGAATTTGTAGAATACCTGGACGAAACACGAGAAAAAATCATCCAAGAGCCAATTTACATCGAATCAGAGAAGAATGCAGTGCCTGTACAAGTGGCCATGAGCTATAATTCGTCCTTTTCTGAAAATGTGGTTTCTTACGTCAATACCATCAATACCTATGAAGGAGGAACGCATGTTTCCGGATTTAGAAGGGCATTGACGCGGACGTTAAAGGGCTATGCGGATAAATCAGGCATGCTCGATAAGGTGAAGTTTGATGTCTCTGGAGACGATTTTAGGGAAGGATTAACAGCCGTGATTTCGGTAAAGGTGGCCGAGCCACAATTTGAAGGGCAGACCAAAACCAAATTGGGTAACTCAGAAGTGGTCAGTGCGGTGGACAGTGCGGTGTCAGAAGTGCTACAGTATTGGCTTGAAGAGCACCCTAAGGAAGCAAAGATCATTGTCGGAAAGGTCGTTCTTGCTGCGCAAGCGCGTCATGCCGCCAGGAAGGCGAGAGAGATGGTTCAGCGGAAAAATGTCCTTGGAGGTGGTGGCCTTCCCGGAAAGTTGGCGGATTGTGCCAATACCAATCCTGAAGTTTGTGAGCTTTATCTGGTGGAAGGGGACTCTGCGGGAGGATCTGCTAAGCAAGGTCGAGACCGTGATTTCCAAGCTATTTTACCCCTGAAAGGTAAAATTCTTAACGTCGAAAAGGCACATGAACATAAAATTTATGATAATGACGAAATAAAAAACATTCTTACCGCTTTGGGCGTTAAGTTTGGAACGGCCGAAGATGAAAAGGAGCTAGATCTTACCAATCTTCGGTACCATAAAATCGTGATCATGACCGATGCTGATATTGATGGTTCACATATTAGAACCTTGATTTTGACATTGTTTTTCAGGTACATGAGGTCGTTGATCGAAAATGGATATGTTTATATTGCATTGCCACCACTTTACCTCCTGAAAAAAGGAAAAGACGAGCGGTACTGTTGGAGTGAAGATGAACGGATAAAGCTGACTAAGGAGATGGCAGGTGATGGCAAGACCGACAATGTGGGCATACAGCGTTACAAAGGTCTCGGAGAGATGAATCCAGAGCAGCTGTGGACCACGACAATGGATCCGGAAAGCCGTACACTAAAACAAGTAACCATAGAATCCGCAGCAGAAGCAGATCACTTGTTTAGTATGCTAATGGGGGATGAGGTAGCTCCGAGAAGGGAGTTTATCGAGAAAAATGCTAAATATGCTAAAATCGATACCTGA
- the ppk1 gene encoding polyphosphate kinase 1, producing the protein MEQHTMETSERDRIDIKIQSSDLISRDLSWIKFNYRVLDQSQKLSRTIFEKLKFLAITASNLDEFFMIRVGSLYNYLDYDKERIDYSGLREDPFKAKLMDDAQGFHFAQHEHFLHEILPKTKASGFELSNVQNLSNDEQEIIKEYFYKAVYPMLTPMVFDGYHTFPILMNKLLIFGVVTINPGDKKDNRKLSFVQIPSNIPRFFEIEREDEMVYVPIEEVIREHIVSLFRNVIIESINLFRIIRNGDFTLEETEDMDSNFLEEVKRKLNERKTGRVVRVEVEEGYSKWMMNLLKDRWNLQNDSVFKIRKESMLDFTCFWQIIGDKRFKDRIPQPPMQVPPLSYPLTGSQDVFQVLKQKDVLLHHPYNSMEPIMDLLHKAAEDPSVMAIKMTIYRLAKHSRITQALLKAAENGKHVSVLFEVKARFDEENNMQEAKRLQKAGCFVIYGVSNFKTHTKLLLIVKKDENKVTRFVHLGSGNYNEDTSKLYTDLGLLTTNEVLANDVSEFFNVITGHSMPSNYKNLITAPQGMRKQLIEFVEHEAENAKRGLPCGIVIKVNSLEDSETIYALYRASQSGVPIKLIVRGICCLRPGRKGLSENIEVYSIVGDFLEHSRIYHFHNNGDSRTYVGSADMMVRSFEKRLESLFRVQDPFLEKQLMNILAYNLRDNVNAYIMQEDGSYLAKSPEEGESEFNIHKEFYRVTPDIVENVSLL; encoded by the coding sequence ATGGAGCAGCATACCATGGAGACATCAGAGCGAGATAGAATTGATATCAAGATCCAAAGTAGTGACTTGATCAGCAGGGATTTGAGCTGGATCAAGTTTAATTATAGGGTGCTTGACCAGTCTCAGAAATTGTCAAGGACCATCTTCGAAAAGTTGAAATTTTTGGCCATTACTGCTTCTAATCTTGATGAGTTTTTTATGATTCGGGTAGGATCGTTATATAACTATCTGGATTATGATAAGGAGCGGATTGATTATTCGGGATTGAGGGAAGACCCTTTTAAGGCGAAGTTGATGGATGATGCCCAGGGATTTCACTTTGCCCAGCATGAGCATTTTCTACATGAAATATTGCCAAAAACAAAAGCCTCTGGTTTTGAGCTCAGTAATGTCCAAAATCTCAGCAATGATGAGCAGGAAATCATCAAAGAGTATTTTTACAAGGCGGTGTATCCTATGCTCACACCAATGGTGTTTGATGGCTATCATACCTTCCCTATTTTGATGAACAAACTGCTGATCTTTGGGGTAGTGACCATCAATCCGGGAGATAAGAAAGACAATAGAAAACTCTCTTTCGTACAGATTCCTTCCAATATCCCACGTTTCTTTGAGATTGAGCGGGAGGATGAAATGGTATATGTGCCCATCGAAGAGGTGATTCGAGAGCATATTGTTTCCTTGTTCAGGAATGTGATCATTGAGAGCATAAATCTCTTTAGGATTATTCGTAACGGGGATTTTACCCTAGAGGAAACAGAGGACATGGATTCCAATTTTTTGGAAGAAGTGAAGCGCAAGCTGAATGAACGGAAGACCGGTCGAGTGGTACGGGTAGAGGTGGAGGAAGGATATAGCAAATGGATGATGAACCTGCTGAAAGACCGGTGGAATCTCCAGAATGATTCGGTCTTTAAAATCCGAAAGGAGAGTATGCTTGACTTTACCTGTTTTTGGCAGATTATTGGAGACAAGCGGTTTAAAGATCGTATTCCGCAACCGCCCATGCAGGTCCCTCCGTTAAGTTATCCGCTTACAGGAAGCCAGGATGTTTTCCAAGTGCTAAAGCAAAAGGATGTCCTTTTACACCATCCTTACAACAGCATGGAACCTATCATGGACCTCTTGCACAAAGCAGCCGAAGACCCAAGTGTAATGGCCATCAAGATGACCATTTACCGGTTGGCCAAACATTCAAGGATTACCCAAGCGTTACTAAAAGCTGCAGAGAATGGAAAGCACGTTTCGGTGTTATTTGAAGTGAAGGCGCGTTTTGATGAGGAAAATAACATGCAAGAAGCCAAAAGGTTACAAAAAGCAGGCTGTTTTGTGATCTATGGGGTGAGTAATTTTAAAACCCACACCAAGCTCTTGCTGATCGTGAAGAAGGATGAAAACAAGGTGACGCGCTTTGTGCACCTAGGCTCTGGAAATTACAATGAAGATACCTCAAAACTGTATACGGATCTGGGCTTATTGACGACTAACGAGGTCCTGGCCAATGATGTTTCTGAGTTTTTTAACGTCATTACGGGGCATTCTATGCCATCAAATTACAAAAACCTGATTACAGCACCGCAAGGGATGCGAAAGCAGTTGATTGAGTTTGTGGAGCATGAAGCAGAAAATGCCAAAAGGGGACTTCCTTGTGGTATTGTTATAAAAGTCAACAGTTTAGAAGACAGTGAGACCATTTATGCGCTTTATAGGGCCAGCCAAAGTGGTGTTCCTATCAAATTAATTGTAAGAGGAATTTGCTGTCTCCGCCCTGGAAGGAAAGGGCTCAGTGAAAATATTGAGGTGTATTCCATTGTCGGGGATTTCTTGGAACATAGCAGAATATACCATTTCCATAATAATGGTGATTCCCGTACGTATGTAGGAAGTGCTGATATGATGGTCAGGAGTTTTGAAAAGCGACTTGAATCACTTTTCAGGGTACAGGATCCGTTCTTGGAAAAGCAATTGATGAACATTTTGGCCTATAACCTTAGGGATAATGTGAATGCGTACATCATGCAAGAAGACGGATCATATTTGGCCAAATCCCCAGAAGAGGGGGAATCGGAGTTTAACATCCATAAAGAGTTCTACCGGGTGACACCGGATATCGTAGAAAATGTATCATTACTGTAA